In Planctomycetia bacterium, one DNA window encodes the following:
- a CDS encoding VWA domain-containing protein — translation MSLLSWMTAAIVGGIAVPLLLLLYFLKLRRQERKVSSTLLWKKAVQDLQVNAPFQKLRRNLLLLLQLIVLAALLFAIADPVARFMRRPGKLIVLLVDRSASMKTKESADATRMDAAREAALDFIRELPSESRAMVIAFSDKPEIVCGFTDDKRRLARSIERIEPVDGPSRIGEALQLAVAYSSNQIDAPGVAAPEAAQQGAADLELFSDGRIADAQEPFVTRGTMRFYRIGAAVDNVGIVAFDIRREIDRPGVLSVFARVQNFGSSQVTTDVSLSLDGKLLTGPGAVQEVTLGPAELSRKGGSVAGGGAGDSAASRDDRLPDARNVLFEMEHEQAGTIEVKIHRTDALMVDNRVVAPIDPPRELRVLLVTDRRPVEYYVTRAVRSFDIQQVDTLTPARYEAIEEAKLTAEGRSAYDLVILDNHDTDRLPPGNYLFLGGLPKIEGVARGEEVPGTPIVYANEAHPLIRNVNYEAMFVSKWHKLKLPGHAQSLIEGESSPIMVMLTDPGHRYVITTFDVLESDLLISYAFPVFVFNSLGYLAGGETVETSRMIQPGATLTLTVPPGATTARVLRPDGQIDEVPVADRGTASYARTSDTGLYRVTYDDTARTIEPFAVNLLDPAESHIAPNDAFELGGQNVASFSGAIKINQPLWPYAVATAMAFLLLEWWVYNRRVMV, via the coding sequence GTGAGCCTGCTATCGTGGATGACGGCGGCCATCGTCGGCGGCATCGCGGTGCCGCTGCTGCTATTGCTGTACTTTCTCAAACTGCGCCGGCAGGAGCGCAAGGTCTCGTCCACGCTGCTGTGGAAGAAGGCCGTGCAGGACCTTCAGGTCAACGCGCCGTTTCAAAAACTCCGCCGCAATCTTCTGCTGCTTCTGCAACTGATCGTACTGGCGGCGCTGCTGTTCGCCATCGCTGATCCGGTCGCGCGGTTCATGCGCCGGCCGGGGAAGCTCATCGTGCTGCTCGTCGACCGATCGGCCAGCATGAAGACGAAGGAATCGGCCGACGCAACGCGCATGGATGCTGCGCGAGAGGCGGCGCTGGATTTCATTCGAGAGTTGCCGAGCGAATCGCGCGCGATGGTCATCGCCTTTTCCGACAAGCCCGAAATTGTCTGTGGCTTCACCGACGACAAGCGCCGCCTTGCCCGATCCATCGAGCGCATCGAGCCGGTCGACGGGCCGAGCCGCATCGGCGAGGCGTTGCAATTGGCCGTCGCGTATTCGAGCAACCAGATCGACGCGCCGGGCGTGGCCGCGCCCGAAGCCGCGCAGCAGGGGGCGGCCGATTTGGAATTGTTCAGCGATGGTCGCATCGCCGACGCGCAAGAGCCGTTCGTGACGCGGGGGACGATGCGGTTCTATCGAATCGGCGCAGCGGTCGACAACGTGGGCATCGTCGCGTTCGACATTCGCCGGGAGATCGACCGGCCGGGGGTGCTGTCGGTCTTCGCGCGGGTTCAGAATTTCGGCTCGTCGCAAGTGACGACAGATGTCTCATTAAGCCTCGACGGCAAGCTGCTGACCGGGCCGGGAGCCGTGCAGGAAGTGACGCTGGGTCCCGCCGAATTGAGCCGGAAGGGCGGTTCGGTCGCGGGTGGCGGCGCAGGGGATTCGGCGGCGTCGCGCGACGACCGCCTGCCCGACGCGCGAAACGTTCTTTTCGAGATGGAGCACGAGCAGGCCGGCACGATCGAAGTGAAGATACATCGCACCGATGCGCTGATGGTGGACAATCGCGTGGTCGCGCCGATCGATCCGCCGCGCGAACTGCGTGTGCTGCTCGTGACCGATCGCAGACCGGTGGAGTATTACGTCACGCGGGCGGTGCGGAGCTTCGACATCCAGCAGGTCGATACGCTGACGCCGGCACGCTACGAGGCGATCGAAGAAGCGAAGCTGACCGCCGAGGGGCGATCCGCGTACGACCTCGTGATCCTCGACAACCACGACACCGACCGCCTGCCGCCGGGGAATTATCTCTTTCTCGGCGGGCTGCCGAAAATCGAGGGCGTCGCGCGCGGCGAGGAAGTCCCCGGCACGCCGATCGTGTACGCCAACGAAGCGCACCCGCTGATTCGCAACGTCAACTACGAAGCGATGTTCGTCTCGAAATGGCACAAGCTGAAACTGCCGGGCCACGCGCAGTCGCTGATCGAGGGCGAGTCCTCGCCGATCATGGTCATGCTCACCGACCCGGGCCACCGCTACGTCATCACGACGTTCGACGTGCTGGAATCGGACTTGCTCATTTCGTACGCGTTTCCCGTGTTTGTCTTCAACTCGCTGGGTTATCTCGCCGGCGGCGAGACGGTCGAGACCAGCCGCATGATTCAGCCCGGCGCAACGCTCACACTGACCGTCCCGCCCGGCGCGACGACCGCGCGCGTGCTGCGGCCCGACGGACAGATCGACGAAGTTCCCGTCGCCGATCGCGGAACGGCCAGTTACGCGCGAACTTCCGACACGGGTCTCTATCGCGTGACGTATGACGACACCGCGCGGACGATCGAGCCGTTCGCGGTGAATCTGCTCGACCCGGCGGAGTCCCACATTGCCCCGAACGATGCCTTTGAACTCGGCGGCCAAAACGTCGCGTCGTTCAGCGGCGCGATCAAGATCAACCAGCCGCTCTGGCCATACGCGGTCGCGACGGCGATGGCATTCCTGTTGCTGGAATGGTGGGTTTACAACCGGCGGGTGATGGTGTGA
- a CDS encoding biliverdin-producing heme oxygenase → MQIDESTVAAPADIMDALRTGTQKLHDQTESGAFNDALLKGKLPLDSYVDMLGQLLLVHRALERRLREHRAAHPVIGRVLREHYLQEPYLLDDLAYFGRNPEQIEPLPSVRAFEAQLDRAAQQNPAALLGYLYVLEGSNNGGRFIARAVRRVYNLPETHGTRYLDPYGERQKAYWQEFKADMRSVEFSDADRAAILEAANQMFVAVMRLHVELYAPIAATKPSGGKCPFHHG, encoded by the coding sequence ATGCAGATTGATGAGTCAACCGTCGCCGCTCCAGCCGACATCATGGACGCGTTGCGCACCGGCACGCAGAAACTCCACGATCAGACCGAATCCGGTGCGTTCAACGATGCCCTGCTCAAAGGCAAACTGCCGCTGGACTCGTACGTCGACATGCTCGGCCAGCTCCTGCTGGTTCACCGTGCGCTGGAGCGCCGATTGCGCGAGCACCGCGCCGCCCATCCGGTCATCGGCCGCGTTCTGCGCGAGCACTATCTCCAGGAGCCGTACCTGCTGGATGATCTCGCATATTTTGGTCGCAACCCGGAACAGATCGAGCCCCTGCCGTCGGTTCGGGCCTTTGAGGCGCAGCTCGACCGCGCCGCGCAACAGAATCCAGCCGCGCTCCTGGGCTATCTTTATGTTCTGGAAGGCAGCAACAACGGCGGGCGGTTTATTGCGCGGGCGGTGCGGCGGGTTTATAACCTGCCCGAGACGCACGGCACGCGCTATCTCGACCCCTACGGCGAGCGACAGAAGGCGTACTGGCAGGAGTTCAAGGCGGACATGCGATCCGTGGAATTCTCCGACGCCGACCGCGCCGCCATCCTCGAAGCGGCCAACCAGATGTTCGTCGCCGTGATGCGCCTGCACGTCGAGCTGTATGCGCCGATCGCCGCGACGAAGCCCTCCGGCGGCAAATGCCCGTTTCACCACGGATGA
- the dnaX gene encoding DNA polymerase III subunit gamma/tau, whose protein sequence is MSYTVLARKFRSQTFDEVVGQESVVQTLRNAIAQGRVHHGYLFTGTRGVGKTSMARILAKSLNCHAADGPTVTPCGACDSCLNVARGEDVDVVEIDAASNTGVDNIRELRSNAVYRPARSRFKIYIIDEVHMLSTGAFNALLKTLEEPPSHVKFILATTEVQKVPATILSRVQRFDFRPIAPLDIAAQLKHICGAEGVTVEDAALRRLARLANGSMRDALSLLDQALSMTTGSLTADGLAELFPAAHDELAAELIDKLADGDAAGALTVLDRSLSGGQALDTWCSMLIGQLRDLMIVRVCGPETDLADVPQVLIERIAKQSARFDAGAFVYMITVLEELRRSVKSSGSGRALVEAAVVRLCDAAKFSSIESLLERVEAAAGGNAASSSAPSSSPPRTVSSAPASPRPAPAASGFSTPAAAPRTAPSGRPAPSGQPASKPSAAAPQPIAPPRRLTQAELRAAQSDPTVRSALELFGGQVVDVKQGPSGGPAESSGAPVED, encoded by the coding sequence ATGTCATACACGGTGCTGGCGAGAAAATTCCGCAGCCAGACCTTTGACGAGGTCGTTGGGCAGGAGTCCGTCGTTCAGACGCTTCGCAATGCGATCGCGCAAGGGCGCGTTCATCACGGCTACCTGTTCACCGGGACACGCGGCGTCGGCAAGACCTCGATGGCGCGGATTCTCGCCAAGAGTCTGAACTGCCACGCGGCCGACGGGCCGACGGTGACGCCCTGCGGGGCGTGCGATTCGTGCCTGAACGTGGCGCGCGGCGAAGACGTGGACGTGGTGGAGATCGACGCGGCAAGTAATACGGGCGTCGATAATATTCGCGAGCTGCGGTCCAACGCCGTGTATCGCCCGGCGCGCAGCCGATTCAAGATTTACATCATCGACGAGGTTCACATGCTTAGCACGGGCGCCTTCAACGCCCTGCTCAAGACGCTGGAAGAGCCGCCGAGTCATGTGAAGTTCATCCTCGCCACGACCGAAGTGCAGAAAGTGCCCGCGACGATTTTGAGCCGCGTGCAGCGCTTTGATTTCCGCCCCATCGCACCGCTCGACATCGCCGCGCAGCTCAAACACATCTGCGGCGCCGAGGGCGTCACGGTCGAAGACGCGGCGCTGCGCCGACTCGCGCGACTGGCCAACGGTTCCATGCGCGATGCCCTGTCGCTGCTCGATCAGGCCCTTTCGATGACCACCGGCTCGCTCACGGCCGACGGCTTGGCCGAGTTGTTCCCCGCGGCGCACGACGAGCTGGCGGCCGAGTTGATCGACAAGCTGGCCGATGGCGACGCAGCCGGCGCGTTGACCGTGCTGGATCGTTCGTTGAGCGGCGGGCAGGCGCTGGACACGTGGTGCTCGATGCTGATCGGGCAATTGCGCGATCTGATGATCGTGCGCGTCTGTGGTCCGGAGACCGACTTGGCCGACGTGCCGCAGGTGTTGATTGAGCGGATCGCGAAACAATCGGCACGGTTCGATGCCGGAGCGTTTGTATACATGATTACCGTACTCGAGGAGCTTCGCCGCAGCGTGAAGTCCAGCGGCAGCGGTCGAGCACTGGTGGAAGCCGCGGTGGTCCGGCTCTGCGACGCGGCGAAGTTCTCGTCCATCGAATCGCTGCTGGAGCGCGTCGAAGCGGCCGCAGGGGGCAACGCCGCTTCATCCTCCGCGCCAAGCTCATCGCCACCTCGAACCGTATCAAGCGCGCCGGCATCGCCGCGGCCCGCGCCGGCCGCATCCGGTTTCAGTACTCCCGCAGCCGCGCCGCGAACGGCGCCGTCGGGGCGACCCGCTCCTTCCGGCCAGCCGGCTTCGAAGCCCTCCGCCGCGGCGCCGCAGCCGATCGCGCCGCCGCGCCGCCTGACGCAGGCCGAGCTTCGCGCTGCGCAATCCGACCCGACCGTTCGCAGCGCGCTGGAGCTTTTCGGTGGGCAGGTGGTGGATGTGAAACAGGGACCCTCCGGCGGCCCCGCGGAATCGAGCGGGGCGCCCGTCGAAGACTAA
- the lon gene encoding endopeptidase La: MAPRTASDNLSTDAEIVIPDTIPILPIRDTVVFPGTIAPLTIGRPKSKKLVADVLEAGKVLGVVAQRDASVEDPGLDDLYRVGTVVSILKVLNLSEGNQSIIVHALMRFGIERMVQTEPYLKAVTHTREDTFSQSTEIGALIETARKQAARVIEMTPGVPDDAIAILNNIEKPSSLADFLAANLSLGLVEKQELLETFDVRLRLLKINQALANQLEILELSAKIQTQVKNEIDKTQREYFLQEQLRAIRKELGETDGREAELVELRKAISEAKMPPEVEKEAQRELSRLERMPQGSPEYSGGVDYLHWLCEMPWAVSTTDRLDIAKAERVLNEDHYGLEKVKRRILEFLAVRKLKPEGRGPILCFIGPPGVGKTSLGQSIARAIGRKFIRMSVGGVRDEADIRGHRRTYIGSIPGRIIQEIRKAGANNPVFMIDEVDKIGSDFRGDPSSALLEVLDPAQNSTFQDHYLGVPFDLSRVMFICTANYIDAVPPPLRDRMEVIAIPGYTQLDKLHIAKKYLVPRRRDENGLTARQIHFSTAALRTIIESYTAEAGVRNLEREIGTICRGVAAKIARNARGPFFITPKALGAYLGPIKFERDVALRTSTPGVVTGLAWTPLGGEILFVEATAMPGKGGFQLTGQIGDVMKESVQAAYSIVRASAKKYGISPERLTKIDLHVHVPAGAIPKDGPSAGVAMFTALVSLLTQRPCRSDVAMTGEVTLRGLVLPIGGLKEKALAAHQAGIKTVIIPERNKRDLVEIPAEIRKHIRFVAVKSVDEVLRASLEKPVRPAEAAGAGSEQKADGKKQPAKSAARKRQAARSKRVAVPANRAAKPGAAPSKRSRTASALAVPVRRRVPTRGEGRTGHPGAARAWR, encoded by the coding sequence GTGGCTCCTCGAACCGCTTCGGACAACCTTTCGACGGACGCGGAAATCGTCATCCCCGATACGATTCCCATTTTGCCGATCCGTGATACCGTTGTCTTTCCGGGCACGATTGCTCCGTTGACGATCGGCCGCCCCAAATCGAAGAAACTCGTGGCCGACGTGCTGGAAGCCGGCAAGGTGCTCGGGGTCGTCGCGCAGCGCGACGCGTCCGTCGAGGACCCAGGGCTGGACGACTTGTACCGCGTCGGAACGGTTGTCTCGATTCTCAAGGTGCTCAACCTTAGCGAGGGGAACCAGTCGATCATCGTCCACGCCCTGATGCGATTCGGCATCGAGCGGATGGTCCAGACCGAGCCATACCTGAAGGCCGTTACGCACACGCGCGAGGACACCTTCTCGCAGTCCACGGAGATTGGCGCGTTGATCGAGACGGCCCGCAAGCAGGCGGCGCGGGTGATCGAGATGACGCCCGGCGTGCCCGATGACGCCATCGCGATTCTCAACAACATCGAGAAGCCCAGCTCGCTGGCGGATTTTCTTGCCGCGAACCTGTCACTAGGGCTGGTCGAGAAACAGGAACTGCTTGAGACGTTCGACGTGCGCCTGCGCCTGCTCAAGATCAACCAGGCGCTGGCCAACCAGCTCGAAATCCTTGAACTGTCCGCCAAGATTCAGACGCAGGTCAAGAACGAGATCGACAAGACGCAGCGCGAGTACTTCCTTCAGGAACAGCTCCGCGCGATCCGCAAGGAACTCGGCGAGACCGACGGGCGCGAGGCCGAGCTGGTCGAGCTTCGCAAGGCGATCAGCGAAGCGAAGATGCCGCCCGAGGTCGAGAAGGAGGCCCAGCGCGAGCTGTCACGCCTCGAACGCATGCCGCAAGGCTCGCCCGAGTACAGCGGCGGCGTCGACTACCTGCACTGGTTGTGTGAAATGCCCTGGGCCGTCTCGACGACGGACCGCCTCGACATCGCCAAGGCCGAGCGCGTGCTGAACGAAGATCATTACGGGCTGGAGAAGGTCAAGCGGCGCATTCTCGAGTTCCTCGCGGTGCGCAAACTCAAACCCGAGGGCCGCGGACCCATCCTCTGTTTCATCGGGCCGCCGGGCGTCGGCAAGACGTCGCTCGGCCAGTCCATCGCCCGCGCGATCGGCCGGAAATTCATCCGCATGTCGGTCGGCGGCGTGCGCGACGAGGCCGACATCCGCGGCCATCGGCGCACCTACATCGGATCAATCCCCGGGCGCATCATTCAGGAGATTCGCAAGGCCGGCGCGAACAATCCCGTCTTCATGATCGACGAAGTGGACAAGATCGGCAGCGATTTCCGCGGCGATCCGTCGTCGGCCTTGCTGGAAGTCCTCGATCCGGCCCAGAACTCGACGTTTCAGGATCACTACCTCGGCGTGCCGTTCGACCTGTCGCGCGTCATGTTCATCTGCACCGCGAACTACATCGACGCCGTGCCGCCGCCGCTGCGCGATCGAATGGAAGTCATCGCGATCCCCGGTTACACGCAACTCGACAAACTGCACATCGCGAAGAAATACCTCGTCCCGCGGCGCCGCGATGAGAACGGCCTGACCGCCAGGCAGATTCACTTCAGCACCGCTGCCCTGCGGACGATCATCGAGTCGTACACCGCCGAGGCAGGCGTGCGCAACCTCGAACGCGAGATCGGAACCATCTGTCGCGGCGTGGCGGCAAAGATCGCGCGAAACGCGCGCGGCCCATTCTTCATCACACCCAAGGCGCTGGGCGCCTACCTCGGGCCGATCAAGTTCGAACGCGACGTGGCCCTGCGCACCAGCACGCCCGGCGTCGTGACCGGCCTTGCCTGGACACCGCTGGGCGGCGAAATCCTTTTTGTCGAAGCCACCGCCATGCCCGGCAAGGGCGGCTTCCAACTGACCGGCCAAATCGGTGACGTCATGAAGGAAAGCGTCCAGGCCGCCTACAGCATTGTCCGCGCGAGCGCCAAAAAGTACGGTATCTCGCCGGAGCGACTGACCAAGATCGACCTGCACGTGCACGTCCCGGCCGGGGCGATTCCGAAGGACGGTCCGTCGGCCGGCGTTGCCATGTTCACGGCGCTGGTCTCGTTGCTGACGCAGCGGCCCTGCCGAAGCGATGTGGCCATGACGGGCGAAGTGACCTTGCGCGGGCTGGTGCTGCCGATCGGCGGATTGAAGGAGAAGGCCCTCGCGGCGCACCAGGCCGGCATCAAGACCGTCATCATTCCCGAGCGCAACAAGCGCGATCTCGTGGAGATACCCGCCGAGATTCGCAAGCACATTCGATTCGTCGCGGTGAAATCGGTGGACGAGGTGCTGCGCGCGTCTCTGGAAAAGCCGGTCCGCCCCGCGGAAGCAGCGGGAGCGGGATCGGAGCAGAAAGCCGACGGGAAGAAGCAACCAGCCAAATCCGCGGCGCGCAAGCGCCAGGCGGCGCGATCCAAGCGCGTCGCTGTCCCGGCAAACCGCGCCGCCAAGCCGGGCGCCGCACCGTCAAAACGAAGTCGTACGGCGTCGGCGCTCGCCGTTCCCGTGCGCAGGCGCGTTCCCACGCGCGGCGAGGGTCGCACCGGTCATCCCGGTGCTGCGCGAGCGTGGAGGTAG
- the proC gene encoding pyrroline-5-carboxylate reductase, producing MSASPHKYALGVIGTGHIAGVIVRRLIESGYLQPDRIIVTPSKNLAAHPMPRGVVVAANNAAAVKDSRLVMLSVTPQRFADAAVSIRPVVSADQLFISVMAGQSTARIASVLGGPQVRVVRAMPNLPFGLGRGVTGLFRGEAATDDDIEEARHFFNAGGVCVEVEREDLMNAVTAVAGSGPAYFYYFVEMMMKGGVAAGLKPEAAQVLAAHACVGAGAMLLQADASPAELRAAVTSPGGTTQAAMNKLTDCNVAEHVTQAVLAAYRRSQELGKLADG from the coding sequence GTGTCGGCATCGCCTCACAAGTATGCACTTGGCGTCATCGGGACGGGGCACATCGCCGGCGTGATCGTCCGCCGGCTGATTGAGTCAGGCTACCTTCAGCCCGATCGCATCATCGTGACGCCGTCGAAGAATCTGGCTGCCCATCCGATGCCGCGCGGCGTCGTCGTCGCGGCGAACAATGCCGCTGCCGTGAAAGATTCTCGGCTGGTCATGTTGAGCGTGACGCCGCAGCGATTCGCCGATGCGGCGGTCTCGATCCGTCCGGTTGTTTCAGCGGATCAGTTGTTCATCAGCGTGATGGCGGGGCAGTCAACGGCTCGGATCGCGTCGGTGCTGGGTGGTCCGCAGGTGCGCGTCGTTCGCGCGATGCCCAACCTGCCCTTCGGATTGGGCCGCGGCGTGACGGGTCTGTTTCGCGGCGAAGCGGCGACCGATGACGACATCGAGGAGGCTCGGCATTTTTTCAACGCCGGCGGCGTATGCGTGGAAGTCGAGCGCGAGGATCTGATGAACGCCGTGACGGCCGTCGCGGGCAGCGGGCCGGCGTATTTTTATTATTTTGTCGAGATGATGATGAAGGGCGGCGTCGCGGCGGGGCTGAAGCCCGAGGCGGCCCAGGTGCTGGCGGCGCATGCCTGCGTCGGAGCGGGTGCGATGCTGCTGCAAGCCGATGCCTCACCCGCCGAACTGCGCGCCGCCGTGACCAGTCCCGGCGGCACCACCCAGGCCGCAATGAACAAATTAACGGATTGCAACGTCGCCGAGCACGTCACGCAGGCGGTGCTGGCGGCGTATCGGCGCAGCCAGGAACTGGGCAAGCTCGCGGATGGATGA
- the uvrB gene encoding excinuclease ABC subunit UvrB — MSQFEIVSPFQPAGDQPRAIQQIVGGFAAGKRFQTLMGVTGSGKTFTMAHVIAAMGKPTLVISHNKTLAAQLYEEFAELFPQNAVEYFVSFYDYYQPEAYIPARDIYIEKDSSRNDELDRLRLSATSAVVSRRDTIIVASVSCIFGLGSPDEYKASVIHIAVGQNHPRDELLKKFVNLQYERNDLELKRKAFRVRGDVIELHPAYEEIAYRVEMFGDEIERLATINPLTGKVLQTHDQLYIYPAVHYVMPQDRIEAAVAGIRQELDERLNYFRQQGKLLEAQRLAARTKYDLEMIQEVGYCSGIENYSRHLVGSPPGAKPYTLVDYFPGDFLLIVDESHATIPQIGAMYNGDRARKEVLVEHGFRLPSALDNRPMRFEEFENMWGQVLFVSATPGPYELKKCGGEVVEQVIRPTGLLDPVITVKPARGQVPDLLHQIQARAARGERTLVTTLTKRLAEDLAGYVQQTGIKGAYLHSEIDTIERLIILRELRDGKYDVLIGVNLLREGLDLPEVSLVAILDADKEGFLRSATSLIQTIGRAARNVNAEVFLYADKVTAAMQQAIDETTRRRALQEEYNRQHGITPETIKKAIRRGLEDQIAARKRARDAIHAPEDEFELTESIAELERQMLEAAESLEFERAASLRDRIKKLREVPALTIPPRKA; from the coding sequence GTGAGTCAATTTGAAATCGTCTCGCCATTCCAACCCGCCGGGGACCAGCCGCGGGCGATCCAGCAGATTGTGGGCGGTTTCGCCGCCGGCAAGCGCTTCCAGACGCTTATGGGCGTCACCGGGTCGGGCAAGACCTTCACCATGGCGCACGTCATCGCGGCGATGGGCAAACCCACGCTGGTCATCTCGCACAACAAGACGCTGGCGGCCCAGCTTTACGAAGAGTTCGCCGAGCTATTCCCCCAAAACGCCGTCGAGTACTTCGTCAGTTTCTACGACTATTACCAGCCCGAGGCCTACATCCCCGCGCGTGATATTTACATCGAGAAAGACTCGTCGCGCAACGACGAGCTGGATCGTCTGCGGCTCTCGGCCACCAGCGCGGTCGTGAGCCGCCGCGACACGATTATTGTGGCCAGCGTCTCCTGCATCTTCGGACTCGGGTCGCCCGACGAATACAAGGCCAGCGTCATCCACATCGCGGTCGGCCAGAACCATCCCCGCGACGAGTTGCTCAAGAAGTTCGTCAACCTGCAATACGAACGCAACGATCTGGAGCTGAAACGTAAAGCCTTCCGCGTGCGCGGCGACGTGATCGAACTGCACCCGGCCTACGAGGAGATTGCCTACCGCGTCGAAATGTTCGGCGACGAGATCGAGCGGCTCGCCACGATCAACCCGCTCACCGGCAAGGTGCTCCAGACGCACGATCAGTTGTACATCTACCCCGCGGTGCATTACGTCATGCCGCAGGATCGCATCGAGGCGGCCGTCGCGGGGATCCGCCAGGAACTCGATGAGAGGCTGAACTACTTTCGCCAGCAGGGCAAACTCCTGGAGGCGCAGCGATTGGCGGCGCGAACGAAGTACGATCTCGAAATGATTCAGGAAGTCGGCTACTGCTCGGGGATCGAGAATTACTCGCGGCATCTCGTAGGCAGCCCGCCGGGCGCGAAGCCCTACACGCTGGTGGATTACTTCCCCGGCGATTTTCTGCTGATCGTGGACGAGTCGCACGCGACGATTCCGCAGATCGGCGCCATGTACAACGGCGACCGGGCGCGGAAGGAAGTGCTCGTGGAGCATGGGTTCCGCCTGCCCAGCGCGCTGGACAATCGCCCGATGCGGTTCGAGGAGTTCGAGAACATGTGGGGGCAGGTCTTGTTTGTGTCCGCGACGCCGGGACCGTATGAATTGAAGAAGTGCGGCGGCGAGGTCGTGGAGCAGGTGATCCGGCCGACGGGGCTGCTCGATCCCGTCATCACGGTGAAGCCCGCGCGTGGACAGGTGCCCGATTTGTTGCACCAGATTCAGGCGCGGGCGGCTCGCGGCGAACGCACCTTGGTGACGACGCTCACCAAGCGCCTCGCCGAAGACCTCGCGGGCTACGTGCAGCAAACGGGCATCAAGGGCGCGTATCTGCATAGCGAGATCGACACGATCGAGCGGCTGATCATCCTGCGCGAGCTGCGCGACGGCAAATACGACGTGCTCATCGGCGTGAACCTGCTGCGCGAGGGGTTGGACCTGCCCGAAGTCTCGCTCGTGGCGATTCTCGACGCCGACAAGGAGGGCTTCCTGCGCAGCGCGACGAGCCTGATCCAGACCATCGGCCGCGCGGCGCGCAACGTGAACGCCGAGGTGTTTCTGTACGCAGACAAGGTGACGGCTGCGATGCAGCAGGCGATCGACGAGACGACGCGGCGGCGAGCGCTGCAGGAAGAATACAACCGTCAACACGGTATCACGCCGGAGACGATCAAGAAAGCCATCCGCCGCGGGCTGGAGGATCAGATCGCCGCGCGGAAGCGTGCCCGCGACGCCATCCACGCCCCGGAAGACGAGTTTGAGCTGACCGAGAGCATCGCGGAGCTGGAACGGCAGATGCTGGAGGCGGCGGAATCGCTGGAGTTCGAGCGCGCGGCCTCGCTGCGCGATCGGATCAAGAAACTTCGCGAGGTTCCGGCGCTTACGATTCCACCTCGCAAGGCGTGA
- a CDS encoding YbaB/EbfC family nucleoid-associated protein, whose translation MFGQLGNIAGMMKQAKELQGKMKEMQESIAASRYTADSGAGAVTATVTGKLELIDVKINPETAKSGDVEMLEDLVKSAVAAAQRKAAEGVRAEMAKLTGGLNLPGLDGLLGGA comes from the coding sequence ATGTTCGGACAACTCGGCAACATCGCCGGCATGATGAAGCAGGCGAAGGAACTTCAGGGGAAGATGAAGGAGATGCAGGAGTCCATCGCCGCGTCGCGCTACACGGCCGACAGCGGCGCGGGCGCGGTCACGGCGACCGTGACCGGCAAGCTGGAACTGATCGACGTGAAGATCAATCCTGAAACGGCCAAGTCCGGCGATGTGGAGATGCTCGAAGACCTGGTGAAATCGGCCGTTGCGGCGGCGCAGCGCAAGGCGGCCGAGGGCGTGCGTGCGGAGATGGCCAAGCTCACCGGCGGTCTGAACCTGCCGGGGCTGGATGGATTGCTGGGCGGGGCCTAA
- the recR gene encoding recombination protein RecR: protein MDCWAGPNPRNLDTVPDPLPSSLARLMAEFEKLPGIGPRSAERLAFHILKSEKDAALGLASAIREVKENVRHCRICYNLTEADPCPICTDAKRDASIVFVVEQPKDVLLLEATGLVRGVYHVLLGHISALDGIEPGDLTIDALVARVKKGGVKEIVLATNPTMEGEGTGLHIKSVLASTGVQITRLARGLPRGSQIEYANRAILQDAIEGRNAF, encoded by the coding sequence ATGGATTGCTGGGCGGGGCCTAATCCGAGGAATCTGGACACCGTGCCCGATCCACTTCCATCATCGCTTGCCCGCCTGATGGCCGAGTTTGAGAAGCTCCCCGGCATCGGGCCGCGCAGCGCCGAGCGGCTGGCGTTTCATATCCTCAAATCCGAAAAGGACGCGGCCCTGGGGCTCGCGTCGGCCATTCGCGAGGTGAAGGAAAACGTCCGTCACTGCCGCATCTGCTACAACCTTACCGAAGCCGACCCGTGCCCGATCTGCACCGATGCGAAGCGCGACGCGTCGATCGTGTTTGTGGTCGAGCAGCCCAAGGACGTGCTGCTGCTGGAGGCGACGGGGCTGGTGCGCGGGGTGTACCACGTGCTGCTGGGTCACATCTCGGCGCTGGACGGCATCGAGCCGGGCGATCTGACGATTGACGCATTGGTGGCACGCGTGAAAAAAGGCGGCGTGAAGGAGATCGTGCTGGCGACCAATCCGACGATGGAGGGCGAAGGCACGGGCCTGCACATCAAGAGCGTGTTGGCTTCCACCGGTGTGCAGATCACGCGTCTGGCCCGCGGCCTGCCCCGCGGCTCGCAGATTGAATACGCCAACCGCGCGATTCTTCAGGACGCCATTGAAGGTCGAAACGCGTTCTGA